From one Chanodichthys erythropterus isolate Z2021 chromosome 3, ASM2448905v1, whole genome shotgun sequence genomic stretch:
- the LOC137017506 gene encoding ADP-ribose pyrophosphatase, mitochondrial-like isoform X5 produces the protein MKTVSRNWVASVHVALSLIGLPYPTGTSGIWKNAISSTSSLCSSTSVYMSPSVHIKARSPVYTGSDTSRFPVPDDKVDWETDWPQYKPVHYTAPTVLKKPVWADPEIGTFSPQFNSLDGSVDRRSHEGPYRIQNGNPLNPHGRTGLQGRGLLGRWGPNHAADPIVTRWKRDSSGQRVHHTNSQIPILQFVSIKRLDCGEWAIPGGMVDPGERISQTLQREFSEEALNSLQASPSDRENIQKRITELFNSEGLLVYKGYVDDPRNTDNAWMETVAVNFHDESGNSVSELPLQAGDDAGQVSWIDIDSSLALYANHLHFLETVAKKRNAHW, from the exons ATGAAAACAGTTTCCCGTAACTGGGTTGCGTCGGTGCATGTAGCGCTTAGTCTTATTGGGCTTCCGTACCCTACTGGTACAAGTGGAATCTG GAAGAACGCCATTAGCAGCACTTCCAGTCTCTGTTCATCAACATCTGTCTACATGTCTCCTTCCGTGCACATTAAGGCTCGTTCTCCAGTATATACTGGCTCAGACACCAGCCGCTTTCCTGTGCCAGATGACAAAGTTGACTGGGAGACAGACTGGCCCCAGTACAAGCCTGTTCACTATACGGCCCCTACTGTGCTGAAAAAGCCTGTTTGGGCTGACCCAGAGATTGG CACATTTTCCCCACAGTTCAATTCCCTGGATGGATCTGTGGACAGGAGAAGCCACGAAGGCCCATATCGGATCCAGAATGGAAATCCACT TAATCCACATGGAAGAACTGGACTCCAGGGCAGAGGATTACTGGGAAGGTGGGGTCCAAATCACGCTGCTGATCCAATAGTTACCAG GTGGAAAAGGGACTCGTCAGGACAACGTGTCCACCACACTAACTCACAAATACCCATACTGCAATTTGTGTCCATTAAAAGGTTGGACTGCGGTGAATGGGCCATTCCAGGG GGTATGGTGGACCCCGGAGAGCGCATTTCTCAAACATTGCAGCGCGAGTTCTCAGAAGAGGCACTGAACTCTCTGCAAGCATCTCCAAGTGACAGGGAAAATATCCAAAAGAGAATCACTGAGCTTTTCAACTCAGAAGGTCTTCTG gTGTATAAAGGTTATGTAGATGATCCAAGAAACACAGATAATGCTTGGATGGAGACAGTTGCAGTCAATTTCCATGATGAATCAG GCAATAGTGTAAGTGAGCTTCCATTGCAAGCAGGCGATGATGCTGGTCAAGTGAGTTGGATTGATATCGACTCCTCCCTGGCCCTTTATGCAAATCACTTGCATTTCCTGGAGACGGTTGCTAAGAAAAGGAATGCCCACTGGTAA
- the mapk3 gene encoding mitogen-activated protein kinase 3 — protein MAESGSSAAAAGTAGSNSSAAGAGGAVAPGGANGAAGPKPGLESVKGQNFDVGPRYTDLQYIGEGAYGMVCSAFDNVNKIRVAIKKISPFEHQTYCQRTLREIKILLRFRHENIIGINDILRARRIEYMRDVYIVQDLMETDLYKLLKTQQLSNDHICYFLYQILRGLKYIHSANVLHRDLKPSNLLINTTCDLKICDFGLARIADPEHDHTGFLTEYVATRWYRAPEIMLNSKGYTMSIDIWSVGCILAEMLSNRPIFPGKHYLDQLNHILGILGSPSQDDLNCIINMKARNYLQSLPQKPKIPWTKLFPKADNKALDLLDRMLTFNPIKRITVEEALAHPYLEQYYDPSDEPVAEEPFTFNMELDDLPKEKLKELIFEETARFQANYQGS, from the exons ATGGCGGAATCGGGCAGCAGCGCGGCGGCGGCCGGAACCGCGGGCTCGAATAGCAGCGCCGCCGGGGCTGGAGGAGCCGTCGCGCCCGGGGGAGCGAATGGAGCGGCGGGACCCAAACCTGGCCTAGAGTCGGTGAAGGGACAAAATTTTGACGTTGGCCCCCGATACACCGATCTCCAGTACATCGGGGAAGGGGCCTATGGAATGGTCTG CTCAGCTTTTGATAATGTGAATAAGATCCGAGTGGCCATTAAGAAGATCAGTCCGTTTGAACACCAGACCTACTGCCAGCGCACCCTGAGGGAGATCAAAATCCTCCTGCGGTTCCGTCATGAGAACATCATAGGCATCAATGACATCCTGAGGGCACGCCGCATCGAATATATGAGGGATGT CTATATCGTACAGGACCTGATGGAGACCGATCTTTACAAATTGCTGAAGACACAGCAACTCAGCAACGACCATATCTGCTACTTTCTGTACCAGATCCTGCGAGGGCTGAAATACATCCACTCTGCCAATGTTCTGCACAGAGACCTGAAGCCTTCAAACCTTCTCATCAACACCACCTGTGACCTCAAG ATCTGTGACTTTGGGCTGGCACGGATAGCCGACCCAGAACATGACCACACCGGATTCCTCACAGAGTATGTGGCTACTCGCTGGTACCGTGCCCCTGAGATCATGCTCAACTCCAAG GGCTACACCATGTCCATTGATATTTGGTCTGTTGGTTGCATCCTGGCTGAGATGTTGTCCAACAGACCCATCTTCCCTGGAAAGCACTATCTGGACCAGCTCAACCACATACTGG GTATTTTGGGCTCCCCCTCTCAAGATGATCTAAACTGCATCATCAACATGAAGGCCAGGAACTACCTCCAGTCTTTACCCCAGAAACCGAAAATCCCATGGACCAAGCTGTTCCCCAAAGCAGACAACAAAG CTCTGGATTTATTGGACCGCATGCTAACCTTTAATCCCATCAAGCGTATAACCGTGGAGGAAGCACTGGCCCACCCTTACCTGGAGCAGTACTATGACCCCTCTGATGAG CCTGTGGCTGAGGAGCCCTTTACTTTCAACATGGAGCTGGACGACCTTCCTAAAGAGAAGCTGAAAGAGCTCATCTTTGAGGAGACCGCACGCTTCCAGGCCAACTACCAGGGCTCCTGA
- the LOC137017506 gene encoding ADP-ribose pyrophosphatase, mitochondrial-like isoform X4 has product MKTVSRNWVASVHVALSLIGLPYPTGTSGICRKNAISSTSSLCSSTSVYMSPSVHIKARSPVYTGSDTSRFPVPDDKVDWETDWPQYKPVHYTAPTVLKKPVWADPEIGTFSPQFNSLDGSVDRRSHEGPYRIQNGNPLNPHGRTGLQGRGLLGRWGPNHAADPIVTRWKRDSSGQRVHHTNSQIPILQFVSIKRLDCGEWAIPGGMVDPGERISQTLQREFSEEALNSLQASPSDRENIQKRITELFNSEGLLVYKGYVDDPRNTDNAWMETVAVNFHDESGNSVSELPLQAGDDAGQVSWIDIDSSLALYANHLHFLETVAKKRNAHW; this is encoded by the exons ATGAAAACAGTTTCCCGTAACTGGGTTGCGTCGGTGCATGTAGCGCTTAGTCTTATTGGGCTTCCGTACCCTACTGGTACAAGTGGAATCTG CAGGAAGAACGCCATTAGCAGCACTTCCAGTCTCTGTTCATCAACATCTGTCTACATGTCTCCTTCCGTGCACATTAAGGCTCGTTCTCCAGTATATACTGGCTCAGACACCAGCCGCTTTCCTGTGCCAGATGACAAAGTTGACTGGGAGACAGACTGGCCCCAGTACAAGCCTGTTCACTATACGGCCCCTACTGTGCTGAAAAAGCCTGTTTGGGCTGACCCAGAGATTGG CACATTTTCCCCACAGTTCAATTCCCTGGATGGATCTGTGGACAGGAGAAGCCACGAAGGCCCATATCGGATCCAGAATGGAAATCCACT TAATCCACATGGAAGAACTGGACTCCAGGGCAGAGGATTACTGGGAAGGTGGGGTCCAAATCACGCTGCTGATCCAATAGTTACCAG GTGGAAAAGGGACTCGTCAGGACAACGTGTCCACCACACTAACTCACAAATACCCATACTGCAATTTGTGTCCATTAAAAGGTTGGACTGCGGTGAATGGGCCATTCCAGGG GGTATGGTGGACCCCGGAGAGCGCATTTCTCAAACATTGCAGCGCGAGTTCTCAGAAGAGGCACTGAACTCTCTGCAAGCATCTCCAAGTGACAGGGAAAATATCCAAAAGAGAATCACTGAGCTTTTCAACTCAGAAGGTCTTCTG gTGTATAAAGGTTATGTAGATGATCCAAGAAACACAGATAATGCTTGGATGGAGACAGTTGCAGTCAATTTCCATGATGAATCAG GCAATAGTGTAAGTGAGCTTCCATTGCAAGCAGGCGATGATGCTGGTCAAGTGAGTTGGATTGATATCGACTCCTCCCTGGCCCTTTATGCAAATCACTTGCATTTCCTGGAGACGGTTGCTAAGAAAAGGAATGCCCACTGGTAA